A region from the Nocardioides coralli genome encodes:
- a CDS encoding Fur family transcriptional regulator, whose translation MGPQTAPRAFTEAGRRDTRQRRVLREHLSESDAFVSAQQLYDDLRARGDKVGLATIYRTLQAMTEAGELDALRTDAGETLYRQCGPRHHHHLVCRSCGLTVELEGRGVERWADKAASDHGFSEVNHVVELFGLCAACSSPTG comes from the coding sequence ATGGGCCCCCAGACCGCGCCGCGAGCCTTCACCGAAGCCGGTCGACGTGACACACGGCAGCGCCGGGTGCTCCGCGAGCACCTGTCGGAGTCGGACGCGTTCGTCAGCGCCCAGCAGCTCTACGACGACCTGCGCGCTCGCGGTGACAAGGTCGGCCTCGCGACCATCTACCGCACGCTGCAGGCCATGACCGAGGCCGGCGAGCTCGATGCCCTGCGCACCGACGCGGGTGAGACCCTCTACCGCCAGTGCGGCCCTCGTCACCACCACCACCTGGTGTGCCGCAGCTGCGGCCTGACCGTGGAGCTGGAGGGTCGAGGCGTGGAGCGCTGGGCCGACAAGGCCGCCAGTGACCACGGCTTCAGCGAGGTCAACCACGTCGTCGAGCTCTTCGGGCTCTGCGCCGCCTGCTCGTCGCCGACAGGCTGA
- a CDS encoding type B 50S ribosomal protein L31, producing MKHALHPSYGPVLFRDRAAGITFLTRSTLVGRLDPDHPRQTWEDGAAYPVVDVDVSRASHPFWTGRGRVLDTVGRVEKFERRYGAGRKSD from the coding sequence ATGAAGCACGCCCTCCACCCGTCCTACGGACCGGTCCTCTTCCGTGACCGCGCGGCCGGGATCACGTTCCTGACCCGTTCCACTCTCGTCGGTCGGCTCGACCCCGACCACCCGCGCCAGACGTGGGAGGACGGCGCCGCCTACCCGGTGGTGGACGTGGACGTCTCCCGAGCCAGCCACCCGTTCTGGACCGGGCGCGGTCGCGTGCTTGACACCGTGGGGCGAGTGGAGAAGTTCGAGCGCCGCTACGGCGCGGGAAGGAAGAGCGACTGA